The following are encoded together in the Candidatus Tumulicola sp. genome:
- a CDS encoding S-methyl-5'-thioadenosine phosphorylase, producing MNETLSADIGVFGGSGFYSLMDDTHEAWIETPYGATSDRISIGTIGGKRVAFLARHGAHHRFPPHAVNYRANVYAMKKLGVRWILAPTASGSLNRDVAPGSMVVCDQLVDRTSGRRDTFYDGPPTTHVSFADPYCPTLRPLAVDALRGCGIETHDRGTVVVISGPRFSTRAESKWYQSQGWEVINMTQYPESYLARELEMCYVNVSLITDYDVGLEGMPPVSVQSVVEMFARNNERLREVLAEIIARIEVDADCSCQHALDNARI from the coding sequence ATGAACGAAACGTTGAGCGCCGACATCGGCGTGTTTGGTGGTTCCGGTTTTTATTCGCTGATGGACGACACGCACGAAGCGTGGATCGAAACGCCGTACGGGGCCACCAGCGATCGCATTTCGATCGGCACGATCGGCGGAAAGCGCGTAGCCTTTTTAGCGCGCCACGGAGCGCACCACCGCTTTCCGCCCCATGCCGTGAACTATCGTGCCAACGTCTATGCCATGAAGAAACTCGGCGTACGCTGGATCCTCGCACCAACCGCTTCCGGATCGCTCAATCGCGATGTCGCACCCGGATCCATGGTGGTTTGCGATCAACTCGTCGACCGCACGAGCGGACGTCGCGACACGTTCTACGACGGCCCGCCGACGACGCACGTTTCGTTCGCCGATCCGTATTGTCCGACGCTGCGCCCGTTGGCTGTGGATGCGTTGCGCGGGTGCGGCATCGAAACGCACGACCGGGGAACCGTCGTGGTGATCTCCGGACCGCGCTTTTCGACCCGAGCCGAGTCGAAGTGGTATCAAAGCCAGGGCTGGGAAGTCATCAACATGACGCAATATCCCGAAAGTTACTTAGCGCGCGAGCTCGAAATGTGCTACGTGAACGTGTCGTTGATCACCGATTACGACGTCGGTCTCGAGGGCATGCCGCCGGTGTCGGTGCAGTCGGTGGTCGAGATGTTCGCGCGCAATAACGAGCGGTTACGAGAAGTATTGGCTGAAATCATCGCACGCATCGAGGTGGACGCCGACTGCAGTTGTCAGCACGCGCTCGACAACGCGCGAATTTGA